The Canis lupus baileyi chromosome 11, mCanLup2.hap1, whole genome shotgun sequence genome includes a window with the following:
- the ADM2 gene encoding protein ADM2 encodes MAWLLTGTLGCISLLYLLLPGALSRSLGGSQQPAPPREPPARAPSSSLKPRSPAPRPVAWKLQQALQPPRRTSRAPATGQPLRDGAHRRRGPRRSRAQLLRVGCVLGTCQVQNLSHRLWQLVGSAGPRNAAPMDPSSPYSYG; translated from the exons ATGGCCTGGCTCCTGACTGGCACCCTCGGTTGCATCAGCctcctctacctgctgctcccggGCGCCCTGTCCCGCAGCCTGGGCGGGAGCCAGCAGCCTGCCCCCCCCAG GGAGCCCCCAGCCCGTGCCCCTTCCAGCAGCCTGAAGCCTCGATCCCCTGCGCCTCGGCCTGTGGCCTGGAAGCTACAGCAGGCCCTCCAGCCTCCACGGCGCACCAGCCGAGCCCCTGCCACGGGTCAGCCTCTCCGGGACGGCGCCCACCGACGCCGGGGCCCCCGCAGGTCCCGAGCCCAGCTCCTGCGGGtgggctgtgtgctgggcaccTGCCAGGTCCAGAACCTCAGCCACCGCCTGTGGCAGCTGGTGGGGTCAGCCGGCCCACGGAACGCAGCCCCCATGGATCCCAGCAGCCCCTACAGCTACGGCTGA